The proteins below come from a single Alligator mississippiensis isolate rAllMis1 chromosome 2, rAllMis1, whole genome shotgun sequence genomic window:
- the C2H11orf58 gene encoding small acidic protein isoform X4, translated as MSADRDSRAPRGFKRAASPDHGSSSWEAADLGNEERKQKFLRLMGAGKRERTGRLVIGDHRSTSHFRTGEEDKKMNEELESQFQQSMDSTMSGRNRRHCGLGFSELQEGEEEQGECSGESPEPESPEDTESSSESEQEGSTEELQAPEEHDEDDAPESKKDVKSSYKMMFVKASGS; from the exons ATGAGCGCGGACCGGGACTCGCGGGCCCCGCGCGGCTTCAAGCGGGCCGCGTCCCCTGAC CATGGAtccagcagctgggaggcagctgacCTGGGCAACGAGGAGCGGAAGCAGAAGTTCCTGCGGCTGATGGGCGCGGGGAAG AGAGAACGCACTGGCCGCCTCGTTATTGGAGACCACAGATCAACTTCTCACTTCAGGACAG GGGAAGAAGACAAGAAAATGAATGAAGAGTTAGAGTCTCAGTTCCAGCAGAGCATGGACAGCACAATGTCAGGAAGAAATCGGCGACATTGTGGACTTGGTTTCAGCGAG CTGCAGGAAGGTGAAGAGGAGCAGGGTGAGTGTTCTGGAGAGTCCCCAGAACCGGAAAGTCCAGAGGACACTGAAAGTAGCTCCGAGTCAGAGCAAGAGGGATCTACAGAAGAACTGCAAGCACCTGAAGAGCATGATGAAGATGATGCCCCTGAAAGCAAGAAAGATGTGAAAAGCAGTTATAAAATGATGTTTGTTAAAGCCAGTGGTTCATAA
- the C2H11orf58 gene encoding small acidic protein isoform X3 translates to MSADRDSRAPRGFKRAASPDHGSSSWEAADLGNEERKQKFLRLMGAGKRERTGRLVIGDHRSTSHFRTGEEDKKMNEELESQFQQSMDSTMSGRNRRHCGLGFSEVLQEGEEEQGECSGESPEPESPEDTESSSESEQEGSTEELQAPEEHDEDDAPESKKDVKSSYKMMFVKASGS, encoded by the exons ATGAGCGCGGACCGGGACTCGCGGGCCCCGCGCGGCTTCAAGCGGGCCGCGTCCCCTGAC CATGGAtccagcagctgggaggcagctgacCTGGGCAACGAGGAGCGGAAGCAGAAGTTCCTGCGGCTGATGGGCGCGGGGAAG AGAGAACGCACTGGCCGCCTCGTTATTGGAGACCACAGATCAACTTCTCACTTCAGGACAG GGGAAGAAGACAAGAAAATGAATGAAGAGTTAGAGTCTCAGTTCCAGCAGAGCATGGACAGCACAATGTCAGGAAGAAATCGGCGACATTGTGGACTTGGTTTCAGCGAGGTA CTGCAGGAAGGTGAAGAGGAGCAGGGTGAGTGTTCTGGAGAGTCCCCAGAACCGGAAAGTCCAGAGGACACTGAAAGTAGCTCCGAGTCAGAGCAAGAGGGATCTACAGAAGAACTGCAAGCACCTGAAGAGCATGATGAAGATGATGCCCCTGAAAGCAAGAAAGATGTGAAAAGCAGTTATAAAATGATGTTTGTTAAAGCCAGTGGTTCATAA
- the C2H11orf58 gene encoding small acidic protein isoform X1, giving the protein MSADRDSRAPRGFKRAASPDHGSSSWEAADLGNEERKQKFLRLMGAGKVSRGCKSLPRRERTGRLVIGDHRSTSHFRTGEEDKKMNEELESQFQQSMDSTMSGRNRRHCGLGFSEVLQEGEEEQGECSGESPEPESPEDTESSSESEQEGSTEELQAPEEHDEDDAPESKKDVKSSYKMMFVKASGS; this is encoded by the exons ATGAGCGCGGACCGGGACTCGCGGGCCCCGCGCGGCTTCAAGCGGGCCGCGTCCCCTGAC CATGGAtccagcagctgggaggcagctgacCTGGGCAACGAGGAGCGGAAGCAGAAGTTCCTGCGGCTGATGGGCGCGGGGAAGGTGAGCCGGGGCTGCAAGTCACTGCCACGG AGAGAACGCACTGGCCGCCTCGTTATTGGAGACCACAGATCAACTTCTCACTTCAGGACAG GGGAAGAAGACAAGAAAATGAATGAAGAGTTAGAGTCTCAGTTCCAGCAGAGCATGGACAGCACAATGTCAGGAAGAAATCGGCGACATTGTGGACTTGGTTTCAGCGAGGTA CTGCAGGAAGGTGAAGAGGAGCAGGGTGAGTGTTCTGGAGAGTCCCCAGAACCGGAAAGTCCAGAGGACACTGAAAGTAGCTCCGAGTCAGAGCAAGAGGGATCTACAGAAGAACTGCAAGCACCTGAAGAGCATGATGAAGATGATGCCCCTGAAAGCAAGAAAGATGTGAAAAGCAGTTATAAAATGATGTTTGTTAAAGCCAGTGGTTCATAA
- the C2H11orf58 gene encoding small acidic protein isoform X2 encodes MSADRDSRAPRGFKRAASPDHGSSSWEAADLGNEERKQKFLRLMGAGKVSRGCKSLPRRERTGRLVIGDHRSTSHFRTGEEDKKMNEELESQFQQSMDSTMSGRNRRHCGLGFSELQEGEEEQGECSGESPEPESPEDTESSSESEQEGSTEELQAPEEHDEDDAPESKKDVKSSYKMMFVKASGS; translated from the exons ATGAGCGCGGACCGGGACTCGCGGGCCCCGCGCGGCTTCAAGCGGGCCGCGTCCCCTGAC CATGGAtccagcagctgggaggcagctgacCTGGGCAACGAGGAGCGGAAGCAGAAGTTCCTGCGGCTGATGGGCGCGGGGAAGGTGAGCCGGGGCTGCAAGTCACTGCCACGG AGAGAACGCACTGGCCGCCTCGTTATTGGAGACCACAGATCAACTTCTCACTTCAGGACAG GGGAAGAAGACAAGAAAATGAATGAAGAGTTAGAGTCTCAGTTCCAGCAGAGCATGGACAGCACAATGTCAGGAAGAAATCGGCGACATTGTGGACTTGGTTTCAGCGAG CTGCAGGAAGGTGAAGAGGAGCAGGGTGAGTGTTCTGGAGAGTCCCCAGAACCGGAAAGTCCAGAGGACACTGAAAGTAGCTCCGAGTCAGAGCAAGAGGGATCTACAGAAGAACTGCAAGCACCTGAAGAGCATGATGAAGATGATGCCCCTGAAAGCAAGAAAGATGTGAAAAGCAGTTATAAAATGATGTTTGTTAAAGCCAGTGGTTCATAA